Proteins from a single region of Paramormyrops kingsleyae isolate MSU_618 chromosome 9, PKINGS_0.4, whole genome shotgun sequence:
- the LOC111837194 gene encoding myelin-associated glycoprotein-like isoform X6: protein MDFLGRLFLYSACLQAFCSPVFSAEWEAEVLANINALTGSCVVVPCRFRYPGGQKPSSRLSGLWHLHQKEENLNTKRYILAAEVSKVIDSFKDRTRLLGKLGDDNCTLEIDGVKDHDNGPFCFRIEIPDQDNFSFREGCVSIRSFDTPEKPKLTYKEKSYEGRPYTITCSVTHTCPSHMPVLTWSWPFDNENIIHYNNHKPGIWEVQSILSFIPNARDDDSDITCTAKFHGGKSSESKMSLRVKHSTVDMLHIIIPVSVVAVTAVLFGGLCFLMRKKYMRRIESLQNRGGFGMSMWNRISRLSRRRHPGQSPDAQRHDRRSFWSRFSRRANMTSMDINEAHSGALFQRTNNDSAGWGASKPRLPSPKSNHKPAYESKNKDFDESNFDIYGNV from the exons ATGGATTTTCTTGGAAGATTGTTTCTGTATTCTGCATGTTTACAAG CTTTCTGTTCTCCTGTCTTTTCTGCTGAATGGGAAGCAGAAGTTCTGGCAAACATAAATGCTCTGACAGGATCGTGTGTGGTGGTACCCTGTCGCTTTCGATACCCCGGTGGCCAAAAACCCTCTTCCAGACTAAGTGGCCTTTGGCATCTTCACCAGAAGGAAGAGAATTTAAATACTAAACGGTACATTTTAGCTGCTGAAGTATCAAAAGTTATTGACAGTTTTAAAGACCGCACAAGACTTCTGGGAAAGCTTGGCGATGATAACTGTACTTTAGAGATTGATGGAGTTAAAGACCATGATAATGGTCCATTTTGCTTCAGGATTGAAATTCCTGATCAAGATAATTTTTCCTTTCGAGAAGGATGTGTATCGATCAGATCCTTTG ACACTCCAGAAAAGCCAAAACTAACTTATAAAGAAAAATCATATGAAGGGCGACCCTACACCATCACCTGCTCTGTTACTCACACTTGCCCTTCTCACATGCCCGTCCTCACCTGGAGCTGGCCCTTCGACAATGAGAATATTATCCATTACAATAACCATAAACCCGGAATTTGGGAAGTTCAATCTATCCTGAGCTTTATTCCAAATGCACGTGAtgatgacagtgacatcacttgTACAGCAAAATTCCACGGAGGGAAAAGCTCAGAAAGCAAAATGAGCCTGCGTGTAAAAC ACTCCACAGTGGACATGCTCCATATCATTATCCCTGTTTCGGTTGTCGCGGTAACAGCAGTCCTTTTTGGGGGACTCTGCTTTTTAATGAGGAAAAAATACAT GAGACGTATTGAGTCACTTCAAAATCGAGGTGGTTTTGG cATGTCCATGTGGAACCGTATTTCACGACTATCTCGCAG AAGACACCCTGGCCAGTCTCCGGATGCACAACGTCATGACAGGAG GTCATTTTGGAGCAGATTTTCCAG AAGAGCAAATATGACttcaatggacataaatgaagcCCACAG TGGTGCTCTTTTTCAAAGAACGAATAATGACTCTGCAGGATGGGGTGCCTCAAAACCACGCCTTCCGTCTCCTAAAAG TAACCACAAACCAGCCTAtgaaagtaaaaataaagaCTTTGATGAG TCTAACTTTGACATTTATGGGAACGTGTAA